The following proteins are co-located in the Acidicapsa acidisoli genome:
- a CDS encoding cupin domain-containing protein, which translates to MMQDKEHLSPAAFSRATNVDSTFAYMGSLMTFLAKGSETSGRFALMVYHTKPGNEPPPHVHEREHELYFVLEGAMRFYCEDKTLDIGSGDVVFLPQGKAHAFTCISDVVRTLIFVQAADNDAVGLDSYFLAMGRPAGSMALPESAITYAVDEPEHAIRVGASTGIRILSPSEAQQALPQFSGFGVPVR; encoded by the coding sequence ATGATGCAGGATAAAGAACATCTGTCGCCGGCGGCGTTCTCACGCGCCACTAATGTTGATTCGACCTTCGCCTATATGGGAAGCCTGATGACCTTTTTAGCGAAAGGCTCGGAAACGAGCGGACGGTTCGCCCTTATGGTGTACCACACTAAGCCAGGGAATGAGCCTCCACCTCACGTCCATGAGCGGGAGCATGAATTGTACTTTGTGCTGGAAGGCGCAATGCGCTTCTACTGCGAGGACAAGACGCTAGACATTGGCTCTGGTGATGTCGTGTTCCTTCCCCAGGGTAAGGCCCATGCATTCACATGCATTTCTGATGTTGTGCGCACCCTGATCTTTGTACAGGCCGCTGACAACGATGCTGTGGGCCTGGACAGCTATTTCCTCGCGATGGGCCGACCGGCCGGAAGCATGGCGTTACCAGAATCCGCCATAACTTATGCAGTCGACGAACCGGAGCACGCGATTCGAGTCGGCGCTTCCACCGGCATACGTATTCTTTCACCATCGGAGGCCCAACAGGCACTTCCGCAATTTTCCGGTTTTGGCGTGCCTGTTCGCTGA
- a CDS encoding nuclear transport factor 2 family protein: MDASVTNTFSESEIERMEDLRYTAMLNKDLETLNRVLHNKLLYLHSSGDKHTKASYVAGLTGNEFGYRRIERSNQTITLQGPVALVFNFLSISLNLNGKPIELRSRAIAVWLHDNGSWQLIAVQSSADPSSLK, encoded by the coding sequence ATGGATGCTAGCGTAACAAATACCTTCAGTGAATCAGAAATTGAGCGCATGGAAGATCTGCGTTATACCGCGATGCTTAACAAAGATTTAGAAACGCTGAATCGTGTGCTGCATAACAAACTTCTGTACTTACACTCGAGCGGTGATAAGCATACAAAAGCATCCTATGTTGCTGGACTCACAGGTAACGAGTTTGGCTATCGGCGGATCGAGCGTTCCAACCAAACCATTACGCTGCAAGGCCCCGTGGCTTTGGTGTTCAACTTCTTGTCCATCAGCTTGAACTTGAACGGCAAGCCCATAGAACTACGTAGTCGAGCCATCGCGGTCTGGCTTCATGATAACGGTTCATGGCAACTGATTGCCGTGCAATCAAGTGCCGACCCATCATCCCTGAAGTGA
- a CDS encoding alkene reductase gives MPTLFDPIRVGDLQLPNRILMAPMTRLRASTDNIPTPLMVEYYTQRASAGLIIAEATPVSPAAIGYAQVAGIWSEAQIAAWKLVTASVHARGGHIFLQLWHVGRISDPMFLRGELPVAPSAIAAAGHVSLVRPKRAFVTPRALETREVYEVVEQFRAAAQNAQRAGFDGVEIHGATGYLLDQFLQSGTNHRSDEFGGPIENRARLLLDVADACVSVWGAGRVGMRISPRGDRHDVSDVNPAETFSYVARKAGLRQLAYLHSREYHADGWLGPKLKREFGGVYIANENFTLETASESLAKGEADAVSFARFFIANPDLPRRFAEGVPLNQPDPTTFYAHGPKGYVDPLSS, from the coding sequence ATGCCAACCCTCTTCGATCCCATTCGAGTAGGCGATCTCCAACTGCCGAACCGTATCTTAATGGCGCCTATGACACGGCTTCGTGCAAGCACAGATAACATTCCAACTCCTCTCATGGTGGAATACTATACGCAACGCGCTTCGGCGGGTCTAATCATTGCTGAAGCCACACCAGTCTCACCGGCAGCGATCGGCTATGCCCAGGTGGCGGGCATCTGGTCAGAGGCTCAGATCGCGGCCTGGAAGCTCGTCACTGCTTCCGTTCACGCCCGGGGTGGTCATATCTTTCTTCAGCTTTGGCACGTTGGGCGTATATCCGATCCTATGTTTCTGCGCGGTGAGCTTCCTGTTGCTCCTTCCGCTATTGCTGCCGCTGGCCACGTCTCACTCGTGCGACCAAAAAGGGCTTTCGTGACGCCTCGTGCTCTGGAGACGCGCGAGGTCTACGAGGTAGTCGAGCAGTTCCGGGCGGCAGCTCAGAATGCTCAACGAGCCGGCTTCGATGGTGTTGAGATTCACGGAGCCACCGGGTATCTCCTCGACCAGTTTCTTCAGTCCGGCACGAATCATCGCTCTGACGAGTTCGGTGGGCCAATCGAGAACCGAGCCCGTCTCCTGCTCGATGTGGCTGATGCCTGCGTCTCGGTGTGGGGAGCTGGCCGCGTCGGTATGCGTATCTCTCCCCGCGGCGACAGGCATGATGTGTCCGATGTAAACCCTGCGGAAACCTTCAGCTATGTGGCGCGTAAGGCTGGTCTTCGGCAACTAGCCTATCTTCACTCTCGCGAGTACCATGCAGACGGATGGCTTGGGCCGAAGCTCAAGCGTGAGTTCGGCGGCGTTTACATCGCCAATGAGAACTTCACTCTTGAGACCGCAAGTGAAAGCCTCGCGAAGGGCGAGGCAGATGCAGTGTCGTTTGCAAGGTTCTTCATAGCCAACCCCGATCTTCCACGCCGGTTTGCAGAAGGTGTCCCTCTAAATCAACCTGATCCGACAACCTTCTACGCTCATGGACCCAAGGGCTACGTCGATCCGCTCAGCTCATAA
- a CDS encoding cupin domain-containing protein — translation MTNTDKQLIPAAYSREVSVDSTIKYMGQVITVLAKGTETNGRFAFMEVRVRPGLEPPPHIHEREHELFFVLEGAIRFYTPEKTFDVQAGGVGFLPQGKPHTFACLTEEIRALIMVGATGDETVGMDGYLLAMGERAHDMVLPDVATANAVEDPEQAISVGASWGIRFLTPEDTKKALPLYPGFGARIS, via the coding sequence ATGACAAATACCGATAAGCAGCTAATTCCGGCTGCCTACTCCCGTGAAGTGAGCGTTGACTCAACCATCAAGTACATGGGCCAGGTGATTACGGTTCTTGCAAAGGGGACCGAAACTAATGGGCGCTTTGCATTTATGGAAGTCAGAGTACGGCCCGGGCTAGAGCCACCACCTCACATCCACGAGCGCGAACACGAGCTATTCTTCGTGCTTGAGGGAGCGATTCGATTCTATACACCAGAAAAGACGTTCGATGTCCAAGCTGGCGGCGTTGGATTTCTTCCTCAGGGTAAGCCCCACACATTCGCCTGTCTGACGGAGGAGATACGTGCATTGATTATGGTCGGAGCCACCGGCGATGAAACAGTTGGAATGGATGGCTACCTATTGGCAATGGGTGAACGGGCACACGACATGGTTCTGCCTGATGTGGCGACCGCTAACGCGGTTGAAGATCCCGAGCAAGCAATCAGCGTTGGCGCTTCGTGGGGCATTCGCTTCCTCACGCCGGAAGATACCAAGAAAGCTTTGCCGCTTTATCCCGGTTTCGGGGCTCGTATCTCTTAA
- a CDS encoding RNA polymerase sigma factor: MKGVALVNRHAADRASATDDDVVSAARAGSPEAFAELHALYSRRLYRTILAITKNPQDADDALQDTFLRAYVAIQNFEGRSKIYSWLTRIAINSALSILRKQHTRTEVLFDDQLDPQLETLSFEVRDTAPNPEEAYDLNRRRLETLRAICSLDPQLRAPIRMRMMLGCSVREIGRALDLSESAVKARLYRARRRLSAAHNLSESELPLTWSV; the protein is encoded by the coding sequence ATGAAAGGTGTCGCTCTAGTTAACCGTCATGCCGCGGATCGAGCGTCGGCGACAGATGATGACGTCGTCTCGGCAGCTCGGGCAGGGTCGCCCGAAGCCTTCGCAGAACTTCACGCACTCTATTCCCGGCGCCTCTATCGAACCATCTTGGCCATTACCAAGAATCCTCAAGATGCAGACGATGCATTGCAGGACACATTTCTGCGTGCCTATGTGGCAATCCAAAACTTTGAGGGTAGATCCAAAATCTACTCCTGGCTGACACGGATCGCCATCAACTCTGCTCTATCGATCCTTCGCAAACAGCACACTCGTACCGAAGTATTGTTTGATGATCAGCTTGATCCTCAGCTTGAGACTCTCTCATTTGAAGTTAGGGACACTGCGCCGAATCCCGAGGAGGCCTACGATTTGAATCGGCGCCGACTTGAGACATTACGCGCTATTTGCAGCCTTGATCCCCAACTGCGTGCGCCAATTCGAATGAGAATGATGCTCGGATGCTCAGTGAGGGAGATCGGCCGCGCGCTGGATCTCTCCGAATCGGCCGTCAAGGCCCGCTTGTATAGAGCGCGTCGACGGCTTTCGGCTGCACATAACCTCAGCGAGTCCGAACTGCCGCTGACCTGGAGCGTCTGA
- a CDS encoding alpha/beta fold hydrolase produces the protein MNRRVFTSRGLAATLAAMIPSAASAQSKPAPSPSDLAQELPSAHPEPAPCASLRELPEPPSAVTSEKLLPGFEARRIRTSGAEINVLTKGNGRPLLLIHGHPETHLTWHKIAPALAEEYTVVLPDLRGYGDSSKPGYSDDHVNYSFHAMALDQVEVMRQLGHERFLVAGHDRGGRVAHRLCLDHPSSVEKVAVLDVAPTLTMYEQSTKEFATKYVWWFLQIQSAPMPEHLIGLDPAYYLRDHLAVQGKTPGAISPEVMAEYIRCYCCLGTIRAVCEDYRAAAGLDLEHDREDESRNKYIQAPLLALWGAKGTVGHLWEVLATWRAKSNKTVSGKPLPCGHLLPEEDPEGVLAEFREFFRS, from the coding sequence ATGAATCGTCGAGTTTTCACATCACGCGGATTAGCCGCCACGTTGGCTGCGATGATCCCTAGCGCGGCAAGTGCACAGTCTAAACCTGCCCCTAGCCCATCTGACCTTGCGCAAGAACTCCCGAGCGCGCATCCGGAGCCCGCACCATGTGCCAGTCTGAGGGAACTTCCCGAACCGCCCTCTGCCGTCACCTCGGAGAAACTCCTGCCTGGCTTCGAAGCTCGGAGGATTCGGACATCGGGCGCCGAAATCAACGTTCTCACCAAAGGAAATGGCAGGCCGCTACTGCTTATCCACGGCCATCCGGAAACACATCTGACATGGCATAAGATCGCGCCTGCACTCGCCGAGGAATACACTGTCGTGCTTCCAGACTTGCGCGGCTACGGTGATTCGAGCAAGCCGGGATACAGCGACGACCACGTCAACTATTCCTTTCATGCCATGGCTCTTGATCAGGTTGAAGTCATGCGACAACTTGGACACGAGCGCTTCCTCGTAGCCGGCCACGATCGCGGCGGACGGGTCGCCCATCGCCTTTGTTTGGACCACCCCAGCAGCGTCGAGAAGGTAGCCGTTCTCGATGTAGCGCCCACTCTGACAATGTACGAACAATCGACAAAAGAGTTTGCGACTAAGTATGTATGGTGGTTCCTTCAAATTCAATCAGCACCGATGCCCGAACACCTGATAGGCCTCGATCCTGCTTACTACCTGAGGGATCATCTTGCCGTTCAAGGCAAGACACCAGGTGCGATCTCGCCAGAGGTAATGGCGGAGTACATTCGCTGCTACTGCTGCCTTGGCACCATTCGCGCCGTATGCGAAGACTATCGCGCTGCAGCCGGACTGGACCTCGAGCACGATCGTGAGGATGAGAGTAGGAACAAGTACATTCAAGCTCCCCTTCTCGCTCTATGGGGGGCAAAAGGCACAGTCGGCCACCTTTGGGAGGTCCTCGCAACGTGGAGAGCCAAAAGCAACAAGACCGTCTCCGGCAAACCGCTCCCATGCGGTCATCTGCTCCCGGAGGAAGATCCAGAGGGTGTGCTCGCTGAGTTTCGGGAATTCTTCCGGTCATGA
- the fumC gene encoding class II fumarate hydratase, which yields MNASSAVKNQEVRKETDSLGEVEVPSGALWGAQTQRSLEHFNIGQDLIPREMIAAYATLKKAAANANHTGKRLDDQHHGLIVQVCDEILAGKHQDMFPLHVWMTGSGTQFNMNVNEVISNRCCQLAGTQLGSKTPVHPNDHVNMSQSSNDSFPTAMNIAAAVNVKERLIPAVRALRDAIAAKADEWKDIVKIGRTHMQDATPLTLGQEWSGYAGMLSDNLERIEDALKSVYCLALGGTAVGTGINASPEFGDAAAAEIAKLTSLPFVSAQNKFTVQGAHDALVQLSSTLRTLAVSLYKIANDIRLMSCGPRAGFAELLIPENEPGSSIMPGKVNPTQAEALTMIAVQVMANDVAVGFGGAGGYLEMNVYKPLIIFNITHSVTILTDGCTNFRKFLVEGTKPNLKKIAEYVERSLMLVTALAPVIGYDKASKIAHYALDNDLSLRQAALKLGFVTEEEFDRVVDPAKMVHPYVAKAS from the coding sequence ATGAATGCAAGCAGTGCAGTGAAGAATCAGGAAGTGCGAAAGGAAACCGATAGTCTCGGCGAAGTGGAGGTGCCAAGCGGCGCACTCTGGGGAGCGCAAACGCAACGCTCGCTTGAGCATTTCAACATCGGGCAGGATCTGATACCGCGCGAAATGATCGCCGCGTATGCCACCCTGAAGAAAGCCGCAGCCAATGCTAACCATACCGGCAAGCGTCTTGACGACCAGCATCACGGGCTGATCGTCCAGGTCTGCGATGAGATCCTTGCGGGCAAGCATCAGGACATGTTCCCGCTACACGTCTGGATGACCGGAAGCGGCACGCAATTCAACATGAACGTAAATGAGGTGATTTCCAATCGATGCTGCCAGCTCGCGGGCACACAGCTTGGGAGTAAGACACCCGTTCATCCCAACGATCACGTTAACATGTCGCAGTCCTCAAACGATTCTTTTCCCACTGCGATGAATATAGCGGCGGCTGTGAATGTAAAGGAGAGACTGATACCTGCAGTGAGGGCATTGCGCGACGCGATCGCGGCTAAGGCCGACGAGTGGAAAGACATCGTTAAGATCGGACGCACCCATATGCAGGACGCCACCCCCCTCACACTTGGGCAGGAATGGTCGGGTTATGCCGGTATGCTTAGCGACAATCTTGAGCGCATCGAGGATGCGCTGAAGAGCGTGTACTGCCTCGCACTTGGCGGTACGGCTGTAGGAACGGGCATCAATGCTTCTCCTGAATTCGGCGATGCCGCTGCTGCAGAAATTGCAAAACTTACGAGCCTTCCCTTCGTTAGCGCGCAGAACAAATTTACCGTGCAGGGTGCTCATGATGCTCTCGTCCAGCTCTCCAGCACACTCCGCACTCTAGCAGTCTCGCTCTACAAAATTGCCAATGACATTCGTCTGATGTCGTGCGGGCCGCGCGCAGGCTTTGCCGAATTGTTGATCCCCGAAAACGAGCCCGGCTCTTCGATTATGCCCGGCAAAGTAAATCCGACTCAGGCCGAGGCGCTAACGATGATAGCCGTGCAGGTAATGGCCAATGACGTTGCGGTGGGCTTCGGCGGTGCCGGCGGCTACCTGGAGATGAATGTCTACAAGCCCTTGATCATCTTCAACATTACTCACTCCGTCACGATCCTGACTGACGGATGCACCAACTTTCGCAAGTTTCTGGTCGAGGGAACGAAACCGAATTTGAAGAAGATCGCGGAATACGTGGAGCGGTCTTTGATGCTCGTAACCGCACTCGCGCCTGTCATCGGTTATGACAAAGCGTCGAAGATTGCGCACTACGCCCTGGACAACGACCTCTCGCTCAGGCAAGCCGCACTCAAGCTGGGGTTTGTCACCGAGGAGGAGTTCGATCGGGTCGTCGACCCAGCGAAGATGGTCCATCCGTACGTTGCGAAAGCCAGCTAA
- a CDS encoding NAD-dependent malic enzyme — MSRCTPTNKETYADQGDNMTANKHGIEVLQDPSLNKTTGFTESEKQSLGLTGLVPDVTESIETQLSRVLLQLKEKATDLDRFIYLMNLLDTNETLFYRTLMSDPARFLEIVYDPTIGEACLKFDHIMRRPHGMYLSIKRKGHVKEVLRNWPVKDVRFICVTNAGRILGLGDLGANGMGIPIGKLQLYTAAAGVPPQGLLPMYLDAGTNNETYLSDPLYVGLRQHRPSSDELYAFVDEFVEAVQEVFPNCCIHFEDWTGVDAVALLARYRNRVSCYNDDLQGTAGVTLAGLINALKITGGELKNQRILFLGAGSAAIGLADLVVSALGQEGVAKEVARQQIRFFDTQGLVVAGRPGLAAHKLPYAHKLPSSKPFNHLDLATEQPQIVTAIEDFKPTILIGVSTVGKLFSQEVVEAMSRHNERPIIFALSNPTQKHECLPQDAYAWSKGKAVYAGGVQFPPVQLGGQTYLPSQANNLYIFPAVGMAIYATNAKRVTDEMFIEAAHAVADQVTPEQLKLGMLFPPQSNILEVEIQTAARVAKLVFDSGLARVERPSDLVSFIREHVYKPEYREEVTSATRAA, encoded by the coding sequence CTGAGTCGATGCACTCCCACTAATAAAGAAACCTATGCAGACCAAGGAGACAACATGACCGCAAATAAGCACGGAATCGAAGTGCTTCAAGATCCATCGCTCAACAAGACGACAGGCTTTACGGAGTCCGAAAAGCAATCGCTCGGCCTCACTGGCCTCGTACCCGACGTTACGGAGTCGATCGAAACTCAACTGAGTCGCGTTTTGCTGCAACTGAAGGAAAAGGCGACCGATCTTGACCGGTTCATCTACCTGATGAATCTGCTCGATACGAACGAGACGCTGTTCTATCGCACCCTGATGTCGGACCCGGCTCGCTTCCTCGAGATCGTGTACGACCCGACGATCGGTGAAGCCTGCCTGAAGTTCGACCACATCATGCGCCGCCCACACGGAATGTATCTATCGATCAAGCGGAAAGGGCACGTAAAGGAAGTGCTGCGGAACTGGCCAGTCAAAGATGTGCGCTTCATCTGCGTGACCAACGCTGGCCGCATCCTGGGCCTGGGCGATCTCGGAGCCAACGGTATGGGCATTCCGATCGGGAAGCTGCAACTCTACACAGCTGCGGCAGGTGTGCCGCCGCAGGGCCTGTTGCCGATGTATTTGGACGCCGGTACGAACAACGAAACATATCTCAGCGATCCGCTCTACGTCGGCCTGCGACAGCATCGCCCATCGAGTGATGAGTTGTACGCTTTCGTCGACGAGTTCGTAGAGGCGGTTCAGGAGGTCTTCCCGAACTGCTGCATCCATTTCGAAGACTGGACCGGGGTCGACGCGGTCGCTCTGCTTGCGCGCTACCGCAATAGGGTTTCCTGCTACAACGACGACCTCCAGGGCACGGCCGGCGTAACTCTCGCCGGACTGATTAATGCATTGAAGATCACAGGTGGCGAACTCAAGAATCAGCGAATCCTGTTTCTGGGAGCAGGCTCCGCGGCCATCGGCCTCGCAGATCTGGTCGTCTCTGCATTGGGACAGGAGGGTGTCGCGAAGGAAGTTGCCCGTCAGCAAATCCGATTTTTCGACACACAGGGACTTGTAGTTGCTGGAAGGCCGGGTTTAGCAGCACACAAGCTGCCATACGCACACAAGCTGCCGTCCAGCAAACCATTTAATCATCTCGACCTGGCGACCGAACAGCCACAGATCGTGACAGCCATCGAAGACTTCAAACCGACGATCCTCATCGGTGTCAGCACTGTGGGCAAACTATTCTCGCAGGAAGTCGTCGAGGCGATGTCCCGCCACAATGAGCGTCCCATCATCTTTGCCCTTTCCAATCCTACTCAGAAGCACGAATGCCTGCCCCAGGATGCCTATGCGTGGTCGAAGGGCAAGGCAGTCTACGCTGGCGGAGTGCAATTCCCACCAGTGCAGTTAGGCGGGCAGACGTACCTGCCGTCCCAGGCCAACAACCTGTATATCTTCCCTGCCGTCGGCATGGCCATTTACGCCACCAACGCGAAGCGAGTGACGGATGAAATGTTCATCGAGGCTGCACATGCTGTCGCCGACCAGGTAACTCCCGAGCAGTTGAAGCTGGGCATGCTCTTCCCGCCGCAGTCGAACATCCTTGAGGTCGAGATTCAGACCGCCGCGCGAGTCGCGAAGCTCGTGTTCGACAGCGGTCTGGCCAGGGTCGAGCGGCCATCCGACCTGGTCTCGTTTATTCGGGAGCATGTCTACAAGCCCGAATACCGCGAGGAAGTAACGTCGGCAACGAGGGCCGCCTAA
- a CDS encoding FUSC family protein: protein MALVQQQDVESPGGRRTNIGQAVGSGAILAVACLISYVVITSILTREYSVSRDDDFLGGMWAAVATIFVYRQSYIESARAAFSRTLATLASFVLCLIYLLIFPFHVVGMAALIGIISILLALIRRSEEIITAAITTAVVMVVAGISPQHAWIQPILRLVDSAVGILVGMAAAWIALGLGLSSKPQRSDA, encoded by the coding sequence ATGGCACTGGTACAACAACAAGATGTCGAATCGCCAGGCGGTCGACGAACAAACATCGGGCAAGCAGTCGGCTCGGGCGCGATTCTCGCGGTGGCCTGCCTAATCAGCTATGTGGTAATTACTTCGATCCTGACTCGTGAGTACTCTGTTTCTCGAGATGACGATTTCCTCGGCGGAATGTGGGCTGCGGTCGCCACGATCTTCGTGTATCGCCAGAGTTACATCGAAAGCGCTCGTGCCGCGTTTTCGCGAACATTAGCAACCTTGGCTAGTTTCGTCCTCTGCCTGATATACCTTCTGATTTTCCCATTTCACGTTGTTGGTATGGCCGCGTTGATCGGGATCATCTCCATCCTCCTGGCCCTGATTCGCCGCTCAGAGGAAATCATCACAGCGGCTATTACGACCGCTGTAGTGATGGTCGTGGCCGGCATCAGCCCACAGCACGCATGGATACAGCCCATTCTGCGTCTAGTTGACTCGGCTGTTGGGATTCTGGTCGGCATGGCTGCCGCGTGGATCGCTCTGGGACTGGGGTTGAGTTCCAAGCCGCAACGCAGTGACGCTTAA
- a CDS encoding (Fe-S)-binding protein, with protein sequence MTTQTEATNQSTISKDTRIALFIPCYIDMMFPEVGIATLQLLERFGLNVSYPLNQTCCGQPMANSGDEANAAPAELLFVENFKEFDFIIGPAGSCVKQVRCHFDVIDQTDDVKHVRQRTYELVEFLHDILNVDSFPWAEFHHSVAIHNSCSSIRGLGIAKPSEIMGVPFDKTADLLSKVKGLVLTPVDRPDDCCGFGGTFCVTDEAVSARMGLEKAHDHLRHGVEYVVSPDMSCLMHQQGIAQRSGLDLKYIHVAQVLNGGPF encoded by the coding sequence ATGACGACACAGACCGAAGCAACAAATCAGAGCACGATTTCGAAGGATACGAGAATTGCTCTCTTCATACCCTGCTACATCGACATGATGTTTCCAGAAGTTGGGATAGCTACGCTACAGCTCCTGGAGCGATTCGGGCTCAACGTGAGTTACCCACTCAATCAGACATGTTGCGGTCAACCCATGGCTAATAGCGGTGATGAAGCCAATGCGGCACCGGCCGAGCTTCTCTTTGTGGAGAACTTCAAGGAATTCGACTTCATCATCGGGCCGGCAGGAAGCTGCGTCAAACAGGTCCGGTGTCATTTTGATGTTATCGACCAAACCGACGATGTTAAACATGTTCGCCAACGCACCTATGAGTTAGTCGAATTTCTTCACGACATTTTGAATGTGGACTCCTTCCCCTGGGCGGAATTCCATCACTCGGTTGCGATTCACAATAGCTGCAGCTCCATCCGCGGGCTGGGCATTGCCAAGCCATCCGAGATCATGGGAGTTCCATTCGACAAAACAGCGGACCTGCTTTCGAAGGTGAAGGGCTTAGTGCTAACACCTGTAGATCGGCCTGATGACTGCTGCGGTTTCGGCGGCACCTTCTGCGTTACGGACGAAGCTGTTTCCGCCCGGATGGGACTGGAGAAGGCTCACGATCATCTTCGCCACGGTGTCGAATACGTAGTATCGCCCGACATGTCGTGCTTGATGCATCAGCAGGGTATCGCGCAGCGCTCCGGACTGGATTTGAAATACATCCATGTCGCGCAGGTGTTGAATGGCGGCCCATTCTGA
- a CDS encoding lactate utilization protein B — protein MSNAKQVDPAKAAELFIIHDQIHEPMHDRFLWGTMQRRDAEAAAIPEWEELREIASKIKEHTLTHLDHYLEEFEANATKRGAHVHWALDAAEHNEIVHSILKDHGVKEMIKSKSMLQEECHMTPFLENRGIKVIESDLGERIQQLDGQPPSHIVFPAIHKTRKDVAQLFARTVGTDPNNDDPHLLTEVIRNNARPRFLATGAGMTGGNFAIAETGTFMVCTNEGNADIGASVPPLHIASIGIEKLIPRVEDMGVFLRLLARSAEGSPLTQYSSHFSGPRKGGELHIVLVDNGRSRRLGMADFWHSLKCIRCGACMNTCPVYRRSGGLSYGATYSGPIGVILDPTFDEFKYSELPFHSTLCGSCSDVCPVKIDISDQILKWRRVMAERGYLPLVKRMSFAVAGHVLGHPEEYHAMEKVAAPAMDYAPHFLLYNRSLNPWGRSRELPQIAKQTFRDWYLANRSEHADDEQ, from the coding sequence ATGAGCAATGCAAAGCAGGTTGATCCGGCAAAGGCTGCCGAACTATTCATCATTCACGATCAAATCCACGAACCGATGCACGATCGTTTCTTGTGGGGAACGATGCAGCGGCGCGATGCAGAAGCGGCTGCTATTCCGGAATGGGAGGAGCTGCGCGAAATTGCCTCGAAGATCAAAGAGCATACGCTCACGCATCTCGATCACTACCTGGAAGAGTTCGAGGCGAATGCCACGAAACGCGGCGCGCATGTCCACTGGGCGTTGGATGCCGCCGAGCACAATGAGATCGTGCATTCCATCCTCAAAGATCACGGCGTTAAGGAGATGATCAAGAGCAAGTCCATGCTTCAGGAAGAGTGTCATATGACGCCCTTCCTTGAGAACCGTGGAATCAAGGTCATCGAATCGGATCTGGGTGAGCGAATCCAACAGCTCGATGGTCAACCGCCCAGCCACATTGTGTTCCCCGCTATCCACAAAACGCGGAAGGACGTGGCACAGCTGTTTGCGCGCACGGTTGGTACCGATCCAAACAACGATGATCCCCACTTATTGACTGAGGTTATTCGAAACAACGCTCGTCCGAGATTTCTGGCGACGGGAGCGGGCATGACGGGAGGCAATTTCGCGATCGCCGAAACCGGGACCTTCATGGTCTGCACCAATGAGGGAAATGCCGACATCGGTGCTTCTGTGCCGCCGCTCCATATTGCGAGCATCGGCATTGAGAAGTTGATCCCGCGTGTGGAGGACATGGGCGTGTTTCTGCGGCTGCTGGCCCGGAGCGCGGAGGGATCTCCTCTCACACAATATTCGTCTCATTTCAGCGGACCTAGAAAGGGTGGAGAGCTGCACATCGTGCTGGTGGATAACGGGCGAAGCCGACGGCTTGGCATGGCCGACTTCTGGCATTCACTGAAGTGCATCCGCTGCGGCGCTTGCATGAACACTTGCCCTGTCTATCGTCGAAGCGGTGGCTTGTCTTATGGCGCAACCTATTCGGGCCCCATCGGCGTCATCCTCGACCCTACGTTTGACGAGTTCAAGTACAGCGAACTGCCGTTCCACTCCACTTTGTGCGGGTCATGTTCCGATGTCTGCCCGGTGAAAATCGACATCAGCGATCAGATCCTCAAATGGCGCAGAGTAATGGCGGAAAGAGGATACCTGCCGTTGGTAAAGAGGATGTCATTTGCTGTTGCCGGTCACGTTCTCGGTCATCCCGAGGAGTACCACGCGATGGAGAAAGTTGCCGCGCCGGCGATGGACTACGCGCCGCACTTCCTCTTGTACAACCGTTCCTTGAATCCCTGGGGGCGTAGCCGCGAACTCCCGCAGATAGCGAAGCAAACATTCCGCGATTGGTATCTCGCAAACAGGAGTGAACATGCAGACGACGAACAGTAG